One stretch of Zingiber officinale cultivar Zhangliang chromosome 6B, Zo_v1.1, whole genome shotgun sequence DNA includes these proteins:
- the LOC121992466 gene encoding uncharacterized protein LOC121992466 yields the protein MEEHGDHLPEGTKLKEYVPKTLKHPVNYDYKERSLTKEAVNAQHDNGQKHLVKGSNSWSTDRGSSSEDASRKTRKKHHNQSYETPMEDVVVPPFADWEKNPESAENYTDVFQIIGDSRKTPGTPIKYSFEKNTKPENTEPKGCFGRCFSWILK from the exons ATGGAG GAGCATGGTGATCATTTACCTGAAGGCACCAAACTGAAAGAGTATGTTCCGAAAACTCTCAAGCACCCTGTCAATTACGACTACAAAGAACGATCACTTACTAAGGAAGCAGTGAATGCGCAACACGATAATGGACAGAAACATCTTGTAAAAGGTTCAAATTCTTGGTCGACAGACAGAGGCAGCTCATCGGAAGATGCCTCCAGAAAAACTAGAAAGAAGCATCACAACCAAAGCTACGAAACT CCCATGGAAGATGTTGTAGTGCCACCATTCGCAGACTGGGAGAAAAATCCTGAATCTGCTGAAAATTATACAGATGTGTTTCAGATAATAGGCGATAGTCGGAAAACTCCCGGTACTCCAATCAAGTATTCATTTGAGAAAAACACTAAACCAGAGAATACTGAACCAAAG GGTTGTTTTGGACGCTGCTTCAGTTGGATTTTAAAGTAA